Proteins encoded by one window of Planktothrix tepida PCC 9214:
- a CDS encoding MlaE family lipid ABC transporter permease subunit has protein sequence MSNSNTRSSFELWLQRFISALLLAGQVVVHLLQGKIHRRNTLEQMVAVGPESLMIALLTASFVGMVFTIQVAREFVALGAVNIVGGVLALSLARELSPVLTAVIVAGRVCSAFAAEIGTMRVTEQIDALYMLKTDPVDYLVIPRVIACCSMLPILTIICLITGLAGGLLIANSMYNISPTAFLDSVRNFIQVWDVCSGLVKGLVFGATIAVIGTSWGLTTTGGAKGVGQSTTTAVVTALLSIFILDFFLSWIMFQGMGSAVIG, from the coding sequence TTGAGCAATTCTAACACTCGTTCCAGCTTTGAACTTTGGCTACAACGATTTATTTCCGCCCTGTTATTGGCCGGACAAGTGGTGGTGCATTTACTTCAGGGTAAAATTCACCGTCGTAACACTTTGGAACAAATGGTCGCTGTTGGCCCAGAATCTTTAATGATTGCCCTGTTAACAGCGAGTTTTGTGGGGATGGTGTTCACCATTCAAGTTGCGCGAGAATTCGTCGCGTTAGGTGCTGTTAATATTGTCGGGGGAGTTCTAGCTCTGTCCTTAGCGCGGGAACTCAGCCCTGTGTTAACGGCCGTGATTGTTGCGGGACGGGTTTGTTCAGCTTTTGCAGCAGAAATTGGCACGATGCGGGTTACAGAACAAATTGATGCGCTCTATATGTTGAAAACTGACCCGGTAGATTATTTAGTCATTCCCCGTGTGATTGCTTGTTGTTCAATGTTACCGATTTTAACCATTATTTGCTTAATTACGGGATTAGCAGGAGGGTTATTAATTGCTAATAGTATGTACAATATTTCTCCAACGGCTTTTTTAGATTCAGTCCGAAATTTTATTCAAGTTTGGGATGTTTGTAGTGGGTTAGTCAAAGGGTTAGTGTTTGGGGCGACTATTGCTGTGATTGGGACGAGTTGGGGATTAACCACAACCGGGGGAGCAAAAGGAGTCGGTCAATCCACCACAACGGCCGTTGTTACGGCTTTATTATCTATATTTATCCTTGATTTTTTCCTGTCTTGGATTATGTTTCAAGGCATGGGAAGTGCCGTTATCGGTTAA
- a CDS encoding fasciclin domain-containing protein, with protein MADIVDIAVGAGSFTTLVAAVQAAGLVEALKSPGPFTVFAPNDDAFAKLPPGTVQTLVQNPPQLARILKFHVVSGKLAKADLEKLGSVTSLEGSPIPINCSDGFEVKNATVLAPDIEADNGIIHVIDTVILMG; from the coding sequence ATGGCAGATATTGTTGATATTGCTGTAGGCGCTGGTTCATTTACAACCTTAGTGGCTGCTGTTCAAGCCGCAGGTTTAGTGGAAGCCTTAAAAAGTCCTGGCCCATTTACGGTTTTTGCGCCCAATGATGACGCCTTTGCTAAACTTCCCCCAGGAACGGTACAAACCTTAGTTCAAAATCCCCCCCAGTTAGCCCGAATTTTAAAATTTCACGTCGTTTCGGGTAAACTGGCGAAAGCTGATTTAGAAAAATTGGGTTCTGTAACATCTTTAGAAGGTTCACCCATTCCCATTAACTGTTCCGATGGGTTTGAAGTGAAAAATGCAACGGTTCTCGCCCCCGATATTGAAGCCGATAATGGCATTATTCACGTTATTGATACGGTGATTTTAATGGGTTAA
- a CDS encoding DNA cytosine methyltransferase — protein MSRFKKQTAIELFAGIGGFRLGLEASGIQTIWANDINELCCQVYQSNFGQNSIVLGDIQSINLADIPDHDLLTAGFPCQPFSAAGKKLGIRDQFRGTLFEKIVEIIDTKKPHYFLLENVKRILTMEQGHHFKVILNALASLNYLIEWRIISPINFGIPQNRERIFIFGSRCKSDFNPINLEDHLIFLNQSETEYLNFDFENFEKYLYPILDSPIKNYPWGIAYQNKMYSQSLPSFPDIYPPTRLKNILQSESEVEPQFDFTITVFKAHVFQAWDVEYPPLGGVKASESFG, from the coding sequence TTGAGTCGGTTTAAAAAACAAACAGCGATTGAATTATTTGCTGGAATTGGTGGTTTTCGTTTAGGGTTAGAAGCCAGTGGAATTCAAACGATTTGGGCGAATGATATCAATGAATTGTGTTGTCAAGTTTATCAAAGCAACTTTGGTCAAAATTCTATTGTATTAGGAGATATCCAAAGTATCAATTTAGCGGATATTCCTGACCATGATTTATTAACCGCAGGATTTCCCTGTCAACCCTTTAGTGCGGCGGGCAAAAAATTAGGAATTCGAGATCAATTTCGCGGAACCCTATTTGAAAAAATTGTAGAAATTATAGATACTAAAAAACCTCACTATTTTTTGTTGGAGAATGTTAAACGTATTTTAACAATGGAACAGGGACACCATTTTAAAGTGATTTTAAATGCTTTAGCGTCTCTCAATTATTTGATTGAATGGCGCATTATTAGCCCTATTAATTTTGGGATTCCTCAAAACCGTGAGCGTATTTTTATTTTTGGATCTCGCTGTAAATCGGATTTTAACCCTATAAATTTAGAAGATCATTTAATTTTTTTAAATCAAAGCGAGACTGAATACTTAAATTTTGATTTCGAGAATTTTGAAAAATATTTATATCCTATTTTAGATTCCCCGATTAAAAATTATCCTTGGGGAATTGCTTATCAAAATAAAATGTATAGTCAATCTCTCCCCTCATTTCCTGATATCTATCCCCCTACGCGATTAAAAAATATTCTTCAATCTGAATCAGAAGTTGAGCCTCAATTTGATTTTACAATAACCGTATTCAAAGCCCACGTCTTTCAAGCGTGGGATGTAGAATACCCGCCTTTAGGCGGAGTGAAGGCTAGTGAGAGTTTTGGTTAG
- the tnpA gene encoding IS200/IS605 family transposase: MTENQYRRKNTSVSLINYHFVFCPKRRKRVLVNGVSRRLEEIIYQKAKELECDVLALEIMPDHVHLFISCHPLIAPHQIMFRIKGASSRILRKEFPHLLKLPSLWSRSYYCGTAGSVSSETIKKYIANQNSH; encoded by the coding sequence ATGACAGAAAATCAATATAGAAGAAAAAACACATCAGTTAGTCTGATCAACTATCATTTTGTCTTTTGCCCAAAAAGGAGGAAAAGGGTGTTGGTTAACGGAGTGAGCAGAAGATTAGAGGAAATTATCTACCAAAAAGCAAAAGAGCTAGAATGTGATGTCCTAGCTCTGGAGATAATGCCTGATCATGTGCATTTATTTATTAGTTGTCACCCTTTGATTGCTCCACATCAAATTATGTTCAGAATCAAAGGGGCATCATCAAGAATATTAAGAAAAGAATTTCCTCATTTACTTAAACTACCTTCTTTGTGGAGTCGAAGCTATTATTGTGGGACGGCTGGTTCTGTTTCTAGTGAAACTATCAAAAAGTATATTGCTAACCAAAACTCTCACTAG
- a CDS encoding RNA-guided endonuclease InsQ/TnpB family protein → MDDMTKITRTIKLKFVDLNRCKAQVFEQMTAENTRVANKLLSLPIKERRKMTTAKIMSELKSALVNQVIRHTTSPTGRKTKQYKVLPVEVNNQNWKLTLKGNTYSISFPTLKGEKRIPIEVASPHWQPVLDGLLEGTIQGGSFKLIKHRNKWYAYLSITEDVPEVKTEKRLGCDRGQNNLAVVAPKQGFGKFFNGQSVKHRRRYFQQRRKQLQEAKKFRALKKWDKKERRWMDAINHTISRRIVRFAEYHNADVVIEDLEGCRSTMKQSQKSRSDSGESRHNWSYYSLEQKLNYKLALKGLKLIKRPAPYTSKSCSTCGFIGKRNRHDFNCPNGHYHNSDLNAAKNLAQWDGFSCQLDLQRDASVMDSSGLTDGVLGTPLNSVNTVKQEYIQLSLLDWTRYENPTPLA, encoded by the coding sequence ATGGATGACATGACAAAAATAACTCGGACGATTAAATTGAAATTCGTGGATCTCAACCGTTGTAAAGCTCAGGTGTTTGAGCAAATGACGGCAGAAAACACACGGGTTGCCAACAAGCTGTTGTCATTGCCGATTAAAGAACGGCGTAAAATGACAACAGCTAAAATTATGTCCGAGTTAAAATCTGCCCTTGTTAACCAAGTAATCCGACATACCACATCACCCACAGGTCGTAAAACCAAACAATATAAAGTTCTTCCTGTGGAAGTTAACAACCAAAACTGGAAGTTAACCCTAAAAGGGAATACTTATTCAATTAGTTTTCCAACCCTTAAAGGTGAAAAAAGAATTCCCATTGAAGTTGCATCTCCCCATTGGCAACCTGTTTTAGACGGATTGTTAGAGGGAACAATTCAAGGGGGTTCTTTTAAATTAATTAAACATCGAAATAAGTGGTATGCCTATCTGTCAATTACTGAGGATGTTCCAGAAGTTAAGACGGAGAAAAGATTAGGATGTGACCGAGGACAGAATAATTTAGCGGTAGTTGCACCTAAACAGGGTTTTGGTAAGTTCTTTAATGGTCAAAGCGTTAAGCATCGGAGACGTTATTTTCAACAACGAAGAAAACAACTTCAAGAAGCTAAAAAGTTTCGAGCATTAAAGAAATGGGACAAAAAAGAACGACGATGGATGGATGCAATCAATCATACAATCAGCCGTCGAATTGTTCGTTTTGCCGAATACCATAATGCTGATGTTGTTATTGAGGATTTAGAAGGATGTCGAAGCACAATGAAACAGAGCCAAAAATCTCGTTCTGATTCCGGTGAATCTCGACATAATTGGTCTTATTATTCTTTGGAACAGAAACTTAATTATAAGTTGGCTCTTAAAGGATTGAAATTAATTAAAAGACCTGCGCCATACACTTCCAAATCCTGTTCAACCTGTGGTTTTATTGGTAAAAGAAATCGACATGATTTCAATTGCCCTAATGGTCACTACCATAACTCTGATTTGAATGCTGCGAAAAACCTAGCTCAATGGGACGGTTTTTCTTGTCAGTTAGACCTACAGAGAGATGCTTCTGTAATGGATTCATCCGGTTTAACTGATGGGGTGCTTGGCACACCCCTGAACTCGGTGAATACAGTCAAACAAGAGTATATTCAACTGTCTCTGCTTGACTGGACTAGATACGAGAATCCCACCCCTTTAGCGTAG
- a CDS encoding DNA cytosine methyltransferase, with protein sequence MEILYNQDGGARLGYTIFGVNGVASTLTASTSRHYERYQIGNKFRRLTPIEYARLMGFPDNWCRVAKIYDQYALFGNAVVTICIEWICQRIGQKNIIITPKKYQQLSLFTS encoded by the coding sequence GTGGAAATTTTATATAACCAAGATGGGGGTGCAAGGTTAGGGTATACTATTTTTGGTGTTAATGGAGTTGCTTCTACTTTGACCGCATCCACTTCCAGACATTATGAACGATATCAAATTGGGAATAAATTTAGACGATTAACGCCGATAGAATATGCACGTTTAATGGGTTTTCCTGACAATTGGTGTCGAGTTGCTAAAATTTACGATCAATATGCTTTATTTGGTAATGCTGTTGTTACCATTTGTATTGAATGGATTTGTCAAAGAATTGGGCAAAAAAATATAATAATCACACCTAAAAAATATCAACAACTCAGTTTATTTACTAGCTAA
- a CDS encoding CO2 hydration protein, protein MTTATLPQTKLPPSTHEFSEIIHRLEAGGAMLPDTPENLMQIIGIYKAYAVPMDFYWRDLLYIAEQVFLNPLPFLKYFIPQEYLDLHNHYAGDDADLRIWRGEATAHPELLAFIEKGETRKMPKLLHHLWHDRVNMEFAEACMQAMLWHRDMGGLFDPYLDTDEYKANADRAIKAYFKKNPMMMGLYKLFPDLFIEQVRMMSYYSNLGLFWEVMAPVFFEMSDLYDEGKITSVPEAMNFLVNGIFAIAGRPIYHHVYIDGECYEIIPKSKGFMWLYEAALPYVEAVFYRTAPFRGTKSYNAQAKQVPEDQNDFHYGILYADIFPVGTAGIPPTLLMQDMLHFLPPYLVEYYQKYCRGEDDMLIQLANSFQRSMYCVTSAVIQALRTALLYPLDDQNPKHLIANRQFFEAQLDRFKRPEARLRDIQRSDYR, encoded by the coding sequence ATGACAACAGCAACCTTACCTCAAACCAAATTACCCCCCTCAACCCATGAATTTTCCGAGATTATTCACCGTTTAGAAGCAGGGGGTGCAATGTTACCCGATACCCCCGAAAATTTAATGCAAATTATCGGGATTTATAAAGCTTATGCAGTCCCAATGGATTTCTATTGGCGGGATTTACTGTACATTGCCGAACAGGTGTTTTTAAATCCCTTACCCTTTTTAAAATACTTCATTCCTCAAGAATATTTAGATCTCCATAATCATTATGCGGGAGATGATGCTGACTTAAGAATTTGGCGAGGAGAAGCAACAGCACACCCGGAATTATTAGCCTTTATTGAAAAAGGGGAAACCCGAAAAATGCCGAAATTACTGCATCATTTATGGCATGATCGGGTGAATATGGAGTTTGCTGAAGCTTGTATGCAGGCGATGCTTTGGCATCGAGATATGGGGGGATTATTTGATCCTTATTTAGATACCGATGAATATAAAGCTAATGCAGATCGAGCCATTAAAGCTTATTTTAAGAAAAATCCGATGATGATGGGATTGTATAAACTTTTCCCAGATTTATTCATCGAACAGGTGAGAATGATGTCCTATTATAGCAATTTAGGACTGTTTTGGGAAGTGATGGCGCCTGTGTTTTTTGAAATGAGTGATCTTTATGATGAAGGCAAAATTACCAGTGTTCCTGAAGCGATGAATTTTCTGGTTAATGGGATTTTTGCGATCGCCGGTCGTCCGATTTATCATCATGTTTATATTGATGGGGAATGTTATGAAATTATCCCCAAATCTAAAGGATTTATGTGGCTTTATGAAGCGGCATTACCCTATGTTGAAGCAGTGTTTTATCGGACTGCTCCCTTCCGAGGAACTAAATCTTATAACGCGCAAGCAAAACAAGTTCCAGAGGATCAGAATGACTTCCATTATGGTATTTTGTATGCTGATATTTTCCCCGTTGGGACGGCGGGAATTCCCCCAACATTATTAATGCAAGATATGTTACATTTCTTGCCTCCTTATTTAGTGGAATATTACCAAAAATATTGTCGAGGTGAAGATGATATGTTGATTCAGTTGGCGAATAGTTTTCAACGGTCAATGTATTGTGTAACTTCTGCGGTCATTCAAGCGTTACGCACGGCTTTACTGTACCCATTAGACGATCAAAATCCCAAACATTTGATAGCAAATCGTCAATTTTTTGAAGCGCAATTAGATCGATTTAAACGTCCTGAAGCACGATTAAGAGATATTCAACGTTCTGATTATCGTTAA
- a CDS encoding NADH-quinone oxidoreductase subunit M, which produces MLSALIIIPVLGVLLIGLLPKQFSAQQVRSIALVITTIILAWTAKLTFDFDLTNPNFQLQEYLDWIPQLGLSYSLGIDGLSFPLIGLSGLLTLIAISSSHGEIDRPRLYYSMILLVNAGIAGAFLSENLLLFVLFYELELIPVYLLISIWGSEKRAYAGMKFLIYTALSGILILAGFLGMAWLSNAGSFDYAAIKTQDFALNTQLILITVLLLGFGIKIPLVPLHTWLPDAYVESSPPVTILLGGILAKLGTYGLIRFGLQLFPEAWHIVSPGLATIGVISVLYGALTAIAQQDIKRMVAYSSIGHMGYILVAAAAANELSLIGAIAQMIAHGLILAILFQLVGVVEEKVGTRDLNILNGLMNPIRGLPLTSSLLIMAGMASAGIPGLVGFVAEFPVFQGTFAVFPIHSLLCIIASGLTAVYFVILLNRTCFGKLDNNLAYYPKVSLSEQAPALILAALIFVLGIQPTWLFRWMEPTAQSMVIALNNAVPTQVAIKQ; this is translated from the coding sequence ATGTTGAGTGCTTTAATTATTATTCCAGTTTTGGGAGTCCTGTTAATAGGACTATTGCCTAAACAATTTTCAGCCCAGCAAGTTCGTTCCATTGCCTTAGTGATTACCACTATCATTTTAGCGTGGACAGCAAAACTCACCTTTGATTTTGATTTAACTAATCCTAATTTTCAACTCCAAGAATATCTGGATTGGATTCCACAATTAGGATTATCTTATAGTTTAGGTATCGATGGTTTATCCTTTCCCTTAATTGGGTTAAGTGGTTTATTAACTTTAATTGCGATTTCCAGCAGTCACGGAGAAATTGACCGTCCGCGCCTTTATTATTCCATGATTCTCTTAGTCAATGCAGGCATAGCCGGAGCCTTTTTATCTGAGAATTTACTGCTGTTTGTTCTATTTTATGAACTTGAACTGATTCCCGTTTACCTGTTAATTAGCATTTGGGGCAGCGAAAAACGCGCCTATGCGGGGATGAAATTTCTGATTTATACTGCCCTTTCAGGGATTCTGATTCTAGCAGGATTTTTAGGAATGGCGTGGCTCAGTAATGCCGGAAGTTTTGATTATGCTGCAATTAAAACCCAGGACTTTGCATTAAACACTCAATTAATTTTAATCACGGTTTTACTCTTAGGTTTTGGGATCAAAATTCCTTTAGTTCCCCTGCATACTTGGTTGCCCGATGCCTATGTTGAATCTTCTCCTCCCGTCACAATTTTATTAGGCGGAATTCTGGCGAAATTAGGAACCTATGGTTTAATTCGGTTTGGCTTACAACTGTTTCCTGAAGCTTGGCATATTGTGAGTCCTGGACTGGCAACCATTGGAGTAATTAGTGTCTTATATGGAGCGTTAACGGCTATTGCTCAACAGGATATTAAACGCATGGTGGCTTATAGTTCAATTGGTCACATGGGTTATATTTTAGTTGCCGCTGCTGCTGCTAATGAATTGAGTTTAATTGGAGCAATTGCTCAAATGATTGCTCACGGTTTAATCCTGGCAATTCTATTCCAATTAGTTGGGGTTGTGGAAGAAAAAGTGGGAACCCGGGACTTAAATATTCTCAATGGTTTAATGAACCCGATTCGAGGTTTACCCCTCACCAGTTCCTTGTTAATTATGGCAGGAATGGCGAGCGCTGGTATCCCCGGTTTAGTCGGATTTGTTGCTGAGTTTCCCGTCTTCCAAGGAACTTTTGCCGTCTTCCCCATTCACAGTTTATTGTGTATTATTGCCTCCGGTTTAACGGCTGTTTATTTTGTCATTCTCCTCAACCGTACCTGTTTTGGAAAACTCGATAATAACTTAGCTTATTATCCGAAAGTTAGTTTATCTGAACAAGCTCCAGCCTTAATTTTAGCTGCTTTAATTTTTGTTCTCGGTATCCAGCCAACTTGGTTATTCCGATGGATGGAACCCACGGCACAATCGATGGTAATTGCTTTAAATAACGCTGTTCCCACCCAAGTTGCAATTAAACAATAA
- a CDS encoding carbonic anhydrase, which translates to MTPDYNTPNYTRRDLLQYGVCIVGTALLTAGITTKVLDREKKKIVAETSSCETPEITPEIALETLMLGNERFMENKQKHPNQNRERIKEVAAGQKPFAAILGCADSRVSAEIIFDQGLGDIFVVRNAGNVVTSEEMGSLEFGVLELGIKTIMILGHQKCGAVKATLDGNSVPGKIGSIIDAIKPSIKGKPTWEEAVTANVKLQIKKLNSSPVIAQLIANDELKVVGGFYELETGKVKLIT; encoded by the coding sequence ATGACCCCAGATTACAATACACCCAATTATACCCGCCGTGATTTATTACAATATGGAGTTTGCATTGTGGGAACAGCCTTATTAACGGCTGGAATTACAACAAAAGTTTTAGACCGAGAAAAAAAGAAAATTGTCGCTGAAACTTCGAGTTGTGAAACCCCAGAAATCACCCCTGAAATAGCATTAGAAACCTTAATGTTAGGAAATGAACGGTTTATGGAAAATAAACAAAAACATCCTAACCAAAATCGGGAACGAATTAAGGAAGTTGCCGCAGGTCAAAAACCCTTTGCCGCTATTTTAGGGTGTGCTGACTCCAGAGTATCAGCCGAGATTATTTTTGATCAAGGTTTAGGCGATATTTTTGTGGTTCGTAATGCGGGAAATGTTGTCACTTCTGAAGAAATGGGTAGTTTGGAATTTGGGGTTTTAGAATTAGGAATTAAAACAATTATGATTTTAGGTCATCAAAAATGTGGAGCCGTTAAAGCTACTCTGGACGGAAATTCCGTTCCGGGTAAAATTGGCAGTATTATTGATGCCATTAAACCTTCCATTAAAGGCAAACCAACTTGGGAAGAAGCGGTCACTGCCAATGTTAAACTACAAATCAAAAAATTAAACTCTTCTCCGGTTATTGCTCAATTAATTGCCAATGATGAATTAAAAGTTGTTGGGGGATTTTATGAATTAGAAACTGGAAAAGTTAAACTGATTACCTAA
- a CDS encoding carbonic anhydrase yields MSGIQNNLNVSRRNLLKFGAAAAGTAALTVGLGTKANWLKQKPAIAGNNITPDEALNQLLDGNKRFVENKRKNPNQSMARIQEVAQGQTPFAAILSCADSRVPSEIIFDQGFGDLFVVRNAGNIATPEEIGSLEFGTLVLGAKVLMVIGHKNCGAVKATIDGKAVPGQIGSIIDVIKPAIKMNQTLEENIISNVKSGMGRLKASPVISQLIKEGKLKIVGGYYDLDTGMVKVVA; encoded by the coding sequence ATGAGCGGAATTCAAAACAATCTCAACGTCTCTCGTCGGAATTTATTAAAATTTGGGGCTGCGGCTGCGGGAACTGCTGCTTTAACCGTCGGGTTAGGCACAAAAGCTAATTGGTTAAAACAGAAACCTGCGATTGCTGGGAATAATATTACCCCTGATGAAGCCTTAAACCAACTGTTAGACGGAAACAAGCGGTTTGTTGAAAACAAACGCAAAAATCCGAATCAAAGTATGGCAAGAATTCAAGAAGTTGCCCAAGGACAAACCCCCTTTGCCGCCATTCTCAGTTGTGCAGATTCACGAGTTCCTTCAGAGATTATTTTTGATCAAGGGTTTGGAGATTTATTCGTGGTTAGAAATGCGGGAAATATTGCTACACCTGAAGAAATTGGCAGCTTAGAATTTGGAACATTAGTGTTAGGAGCAAAAGTTCTGATGGTGATTGGACATAAAAATTGTGGGGCGGTGAAAGCAACCATTGATGGAAAAGCAGTTCCCGGTCAAATTGGCAGTATTATAGACGTGATTAAACCTGCCATTAAGATGAATCAAACCTTAGAAGAAAACATCATTTCTAATGTCAAATCAGGAATGGGTCGTTTAAAAGCTTCTCCGGTAATTTCCCAATTAATCAAAGAGGGTAAATTAAAAATAGTCGGAGGTTACTATGACCTGGATACGGGAATGGTAAAAGTGGTTGCATAA